Proteins from a genomic interval of Clostridium sp. 'deep sea':
- a CDS encoding sigmaY antisigma factor component yields the protein MQELRVIPVWAWCIIAVLLLTQSILLFKDAQKEGVNPWFWGIWGLTNVPTVAIVYWLVVKMKKKR from the coding sequence ATGCAAGAATTACGTGTTATACCTGTATGGGCCTGGTGTATAATTGCGGTTTTACTACTAACTCAAAGCATTTTACTGTTTAAAGATGCCCAAAAGGAGGGTGTTAATCCTTGGTTTTGGGGAATATGGGGATTAACAAATGTGCCTACGGTTGCAATTGTGTATTGGTTAGTAGTAAAAATGAAAAAAAAGAGATAG
- a CDS encoding DUF421 domain-containing protein: MTKELLTVIWRSFFSVTVLFILTRINGKKQISQITFFDYVIGISIGSIASEMSINKDVKLASGLVSLVIWSIFPLSLAYLAMANEKIKAFLDGSPIVVVQNGKLLEKNIRKSKFMVSEILEQLRIKGVFHIDDIDYAVVETNGDISFLLKPHKEIVTNSDLNLKPEYRGLSVNLIIDGKLQHKHLKNANINEQWIINELKKRNIKSIDDVFLATVDKAGNLYISSHNKNIKEYVVF, translated from the coding sequence ATGACTAAAGAATTATTAACAGTAATATGGAGAAGTTTTTTCTCTGTTACAGTTCTTTTTATACTTACACGGATAAATGGAAAAAAGCAAATATCTCAAATAACCTTTTTTGACTATGTTATAGGTATTTCTATAGGCTCTATTGCCTCAGAGATGTCTATTAATAAAGATGTTAAATTAGCCTCAGGATTAGTCAGTTTGGTTATTTGGTCTATATTTCCTTTGTCTTTAGCCTATTTAGCCATGGCCAATGAAAAGATTAAAGCCTTTTTAGATGGTTCCCCCATTGTTGTTGTGCAAAATGGTAAGTTACTAGAGAAGAATATTAGGAAATCTAAATTTATGGTAAGTGAAATATTAGAGCAACTTCGAATTAAAGGCGTGTTTCATATTGATGACATAGACTATGCCGTAGTGGAGACTAATGGAGATATTAGTTTTTTGCTAAAACCCCATAAAGAGATAGTAACCAATAGCGATTTAAATCTCAAGCCTGAGTATAGAGGTTTAAGCGTAAACCTAATTATTGATGGTAAACTACAGCATAAACATTTAAAAAATGCCAACATAAATGAGCAATGGATAATTAATGAACTGAAAAAGCGTAATATAAAGTCAATAGATGACGTATTTTTAGCCACAGTAGATAAAGCTGGGAACTTATATATAAGTTCCCACAATAAAAACATAAAAGAATACGTTGTGTTTTAA
- a CDS encoding acyl-CoA dehydratase activase, whose amino-acid sequence MNNNLYLGIDVGSVSTNIVLINEDNKVLLKKYIRTNGQPIVALCKGLQEVEQETSEMQYTIKAAGTTGSGRKLASTIIGADIIKNEITAHAIAAQALKPNVNTIIEIGGQDSKLIILRDNIVYDFAMNTVCAAGTGSFLDRQAERLNIAIENFGKYALKATSPVRIAGRCAVFAESDMIHKQQTGHGVEDIIAGLCEALVRNYLNNLSKGKELKPPILFQGGVAANVGMIKAFEKALNEQITVPFYYDVMGAFGAALLAKDFITKTKGKTKFAGFQISKKSYKTLSFECNDCANNCELLRIYADNQEISCWGDKCGKWSNLNAKNSSAS is encoded by the coding sequence ATGAATAATAATCTGTATTTAGGCATAGATGTTGGCTCAGTAAGCACCAACATTGTATTAATAAATGAAGACAATAAAGTTTTATTAAAAAAATATATAAGAACAAATGGACAACCTATTGTAGCTTTATGTAAGGGTTTGCAAGAGGTTGAACAAGAAACAAGTGAGATGCAATACACTATAAAAGCCGCTGGCACTACAGGCAGTGGTCGTAAACTGGCTAGCACCATAATAGGTGCAGATATTATCAAAAATGAAATAACTGCCCATGCTATTGCAGCTCAAGCTCTTAAACCCAATGTAAACACTATTATCGAAATTGGTGGACAGGATTCTAAGCTAATTATCTTAAGAGATAATATTGTTTATGATTTTGCTATGAATACTGTTTGTGCCGCAGGAACAGGATCTTTTTTAGATCGCCAAGCAGAGCGACTAAATATAGCAATTGAAAACTTTGGCAAATACGCTTTAAAGGCAACCTCACCTGTAAGAATAGCTGGTAGATGTGCTGTATTTGCGGAATCAGATATGATTCATAAACAGCAAACAGGGCATGGAGTTGAGGATATTATTGCTGGACTCTGTGAGGCTTTGGTTCGAAATTATCTTAATAACCTAAGTAAAGGAAAAGAATTAAAACCGCCAATACTATTTCAGGGTGGAGTAGCGGCCAATGTTGGTATGATAAAGGCATTTGAGAAGGCCTTAAATGAGCAAATAACAGTACCATTTTATTATGACGTAATGGGGGCTTTTGGTGCAGCATTATTAGCAAAAGACTTTATTACTAAAACAAAAGGTAAAACAAAATTTGCTGGTTTTCAAATAAGCAAAAAGAGTTACAAAACCCTTAGCTTTGAGTGTAATGATTGTGCCAATAACTGCGAACTGCTAAGGATATATGCCGATAATCAAGAGATATCATGCTGGGGAGACAAGTGTGGTAAATGGTCTAACTTAAATGCAAAAAACTCCTCTGCATCGTAG
- a CDS encoding CoA protein activase yields MKLTFPHMGNVFMIAKCLLDEFNLSYVVPPLQSKRTLELGTKYCPEGACLPLKITIGSLIEAYELGADTALMVGGSGPCRLGYYSVMQQEILQDAGVKMEVIALEATNGCVSNLISKIKRITKGFKVPKLLKTISQVTSLSIQIDELEQLCFYNRAYEQLQGTTNSIYQEFREQAFATKGVKAYKRLIKYTKNKLKLIPLNIHKTALKIGIVGEIYGNIDPFAKLNLEKKLGDMGVLVHRYVTISDWIVDKIIKKELHLPQNKQYAKAAKPYLNAMIGGHALETIGHTVMYANKNYDGVIQIYPLGCMPEIVAQSILPTVSQQENIPVLTLIVDEMTGEAGYMTRVEAFLDLLEKRRANKQLSIIS; encoded by the coding sequence ATGAAGTTAACGTTTCCACACATGGGTAATGTATTTATGATTGCAAAGTGTTTATTAGATGAATTTAACCTTAGTTATGTTGTTCCGCCTCTGCAAAGTAAAAGAACCCTAGAGTTAGGAACAAAATATTGCCCGGAGGGTGCCTGTTTACCCCTAAAAATAACTATAGGTAGCTTAATTGAGGCCTATGAATTAGGAGCCGATACAGCCCTTATGGTTGGTGGCTCTGGACCATGTAGACTTGGCTACTATAGTGTAATGCAGCAAGAAATCTTACAGGACGCAGGGGTTAAAATGGAGGTAATAGCCTTAGAGGCTACTAACGGATGTGTTAGCAATTTAATTAGTAAAATAAAACGAATAACTAAGGGTTTTAAGGTGCCTAAGCTCTTAAAAACTATTAGTCAGGTAACCTCGTTATCTATTCAAATTGATGAGCTTGAGCAATTGTGTTTTTATAATAGAGCCTATGAACAGCTACAGGGAACAACCAATAGTATTTATCAGGAGTTTAGAGAGCAGGCTTTTGCAACTAAAGGAGTTAAGGCCTATAAAAGGCTTATAAAATATACCAAAAACAAGCTAAAACTAATACCCTTAAACATCCATAAAACAGCCCTTAAAATTGGAATAGTAGGTGAGATATACGGTAATATAGACCCCTTTGCTAAGCTTAATTTAGAAAAAAAATTAGGTGATATGGGGGTATTGGTTCATAGATATGTAACTATTAGTGACTGGATAGTAGATAAAATAATAAAAAAAGAGTTGCATTTGCCCCAAAATAAGCAGTATGCCAAAGCAGCTAAACCCTATTTAAACGCCATGATTGGTGGACATGCCCTAGAGACCATAGGACATACCGTTATGTATGCCAATAAAAATTATGATGGGGTTATTCAAATCTATCCACTAGGCTGTATGCCCGAGATTGTTGCTCAAAGTATCTTGCCAACAGTGTCTCAACAAGAAAACATACCTGTGTTAACCCTAATAGTCGATGAAATGACGGGCGAAGCAGGTTATATGACTAGAGTAGAGGCCTTTTTAGATTTACTGGAAAAGAGAAGGGCTAATAAACAGCTAAGCATAATAAGTTAA
- a CDS encoding acyl-CoA dehydratase activase-related protein, whose translation MKPVIGIPRGLFFYKYYPLWQGFFDSLNVETKVSQKTNKQIMNDGVNNCVDEACLPVKIFMGHVLDLKDSVDVLFIPRYTSVSKKEYICPKFGGLPDMVRSSIKNLPPIIDTEINMRKDKDNSAVAAIKIGQSLGFDFFKSAKAYEKAVEFYRDFRSKVQQYKFPHRLINKEKVISFNEKKLKILLLGHVYNVCDSYANMNIINKLESHNCEVISLEMFDSRVLRTNVEQLQKQFFWQYGSYTIGCIYEVLKSNKIDGIIYLSSFGCGIDSFVAYMAERRVRDLSSIPYTTIILDEHSGEAGLNTRLDAFIDTLLWRCNNEVNVSTHG comes from the coding sequence ATGAAACCTGTAATAGGTATACCACGGGGATTATTTTTTTATAAGTATTATCCGTTATGGCAAGGTTTTTTTGATAGCCTAAATGTTGAAACTAAGGTTTCTCAAAAAACCAATAAACAAATAATGAATGATGGAGTTAATAACTGCGTTGATGAAGCCTGCTTGCCTGTAAAAATATTTATGGGACATGTTTTGGATCTTAAGGATTCTGTAGATGTTTTATTTATTCCGCGTTATACAAGTGTATCGAAAAAAGAGTATATCTGCCCTAAGTTTGGTGGTTTACCAGATATGGTACGTAGCAGTATTAAAAACCTACCTCCCATTATTGATACCGAAATTAACATGCGTAAAGATAAAGATAACTCTGCTGTGGCTGCCATTAAAATTGGTCAGTCACTGGGCTTTGATTTTTTTAAGTCAGCAAAGGCCTACGAAAAGGCTGTAGAATTTTACCGTGATTTTAGAAGTAAAGTACAACAATATAAATTTCCACATAGGCTTATTAATAAAGAAAAAGTAATAAGTTTTAATGAAAAGAAGCTCAAAATTTTACTTTTAGGCCATGTTTATAATGTTTGTGATAGTTACGCTAATATGAATATTATTAATAAACTCGAGAGCCATAATTGTGAGGTAATTAGTTTAGAGATGTTTGATAGTAGAGTATTGCGTACTAATGTAGAGCAGTTGCAAAAGCAGTTTTTTTGGCAGTATGGTTCTTACACTATAGGCTGTATTTACGAGGTATTAAAAAGCAATAAAATTGATGGAATCATTTATTTAAGTAGCTTTGGCTGTGGCATAGACTCATTTGTTGCTTACATGGCAGAACGTAGAGTAAGAGATTTAAGCAGTATTCCTTATACCACAATAATATTAGATGAACACTCTGGTGAAGCTGGCTTAAATACCAGACTAGATGCATTTATTGATACGCTTTTATGGAGGTGTAATAATGAAGTTAACGTTTCCACACATGGGTAA
- a CDS encoding helix-turn-helix transcriptional regulator gives MSLNNDYLLKDDLNTIFVARENEKLKIINEFDAVLKAQSSVVFISGVAGIGKTFLVNQVIKDLDKNKITYVSGKYRHYDTKPLIAIEEIITEIVKHLLTLPSKSLYQVKEKINKLLGSNINIITSISDYSQKLFGNKKPVKINSNALKYKVKKSIIQFIDIASQCLFPLIIFIDDLQWADSFSLEVSQFLINNIKKLNVMLVVSYRNSEFDINKLNINKNKNLISYIALKEIQIESIIEYYSKICGYEINYIDYLSRFTYSLTLGNPYYIKEITSLLINEKILLYDKKQSKWVVDMNNLSELTLSSNAKTIIENRIAKISDEEKKLLNIMGCLDGVADFNLLKLISQNSDYQLNTTLNKLKNWAFLYYKDNKYYLSHDILLDIIYSNLTEEQRHSLHFDIAVSIKDEKLNQNNMHIQLVVSQILRSKPVLLQSKANEWVEFLYNAEKNSMSAISLEQYTSLFNFIIKLISYSANLNPNLLLHVNLNYIECLLVNNKYELTELKLAELMSSFSNMSDQIKIMQKYMIMYGYKGSFKKELKTGLKILKLLNYKLNIQDYEKDLLLARELFTTKKIADLISQKDATDKRILIIIETLAKMTPSANCVNKKLFELILLRIGILSVQYGKSPYSVIGYGAYSFILYNNLKDYQTGEKLIQTVLQLLNKSDDSDIKSFVYSFVGTFIKHWSEPLTSSIFYLEKGINENIKSGKLIYGGYSIVSILYAKYAMAVPFTEIKQYLKNKLNDISIFGDGNSLFVNIFFLNYLNYLELGELKPEYLELKPVICNELDAFKFVYYFFEMQRFYFSQDINEAYNLVVTITALIDSLKGHIIYPHVLFMCALVRLNYHHLLHEETAITNKQLIISYKADLEVFTKLNKVENYSRYKLIEAEYCRLFENKKNIDKIYYEANNFAEKNSQYHIAAIGNLLTANYYDYNPKLVQFYVKESINNFKLWGADYIANVIAEKYVIESALEVQYGKKSPIISDQQEVKSQNLLKLNNIEKLNEQESIFYFIENLPNNNSIDYVAILFEKEDEMYLHYHKEKNNKTLKLNIAQRLNLTSNISHKVVRYVARTAEDVLIGADNNNSIFANTLAHKDDVNILSMPIKYLDVLVGVVYIETKDKAVFNSDFIMYLKTILQIIVTKLDTLKNINIRDMLNSKKAESELTQREIEVLQLVANGLTNSLISQQLHISLGTVKNHLSNIYSKLEVDSRIKAVIKAAENQVIKI, from the coding sequence ATGAGTTTAAATAATGATTATTTATTAAAAGATGATTTAAATACTATTTTTGTAGCTAGAGAAAATGAAAAACTTAAAATCATTAATGAGTTTGATGCAGTTTTAAAAGCACAAAGTTCAGTGGTGTTTATTAGTGGTGTTGCTGGAATAGGCAAGACCTTTTTAGTGAACCAAGTGATAAAAGACCTAGATAAAAATAAAATCACCTATGTATCTGGCAAGTATAGACACTATGATACTAAACCTTTAATAGCTATTGAAGAGATTATTACTGAAATAGTTAAACACTTATTAACATTACCTAGTAAATCCTTATACCAAGTAAAAGAAAAAATAAATAAATTATTAGGTAGTAATATTAATATTATAACCTCAATTAGTGATTATTCTCAAAAACTTTTTGGCAATAAAAAACCTGTAAAAATAAATTCAAATGCCTTAAAGTATAAGGTTAAAAAGTCAATTATTCAATTTATAGATATAGCTAGCCAATGTCTATTTCCCTTAATTATTTTTATAGATGATTTGCAATGGGCTGATTCTTTTTCATTAGAGGTAAGCCAGTTTTTAATAAACAACATCAAAAAGTTGAATGTAATGTTAGTAGTATCGTATAGAAATAGTGAATTTGATATAAATAAACTCAATATAAATAAAAACAAAAATCTTATTAGCTATATTGCCTTAAAAGAGATTCAGATAGAAAGTATAATAGAATATTACAGTAAAATTTGTGGCTACGAAATTAATTATATAGATTATTTATCACGATTTACCTATAGCTTAACTTTAGGAAACCCCTATTATATTAAAGAAATCACTAGCTTATTAATTAATGAAAAGATATTGTTATATGACAAAAAACAAAGTAAATGGGTAGTTGATATGAACAACCTTAGTGAGTTAACATTATCTTCTAATGCAAAAACAATTATAGAGAATAGAATAGCAAAAATTAGTGATGAAGAAAAAAAGCTACTAAATATTATGGGATGTTTAGATGGGGTAGCTGACTTTAATTTGCTTAAATTGATAAGCCAAAATAGTGATTATCAATTAAACACTACTCTTAACAAACTTAAAAATTGGGCTTTTTTATACTACAAAGATAACAAGTATTATTTAAGTCATGATATTTTACTAGACATTATCTACTCAAACCTCACAGAAGAACAAAGACACTCTTTACATTTTGATATTGCGGTGTCTATTAAAGATGAGAAATTAAACCAAAATAATATGCATATACAATTAGTTGTTTCTCAAATTTTGAGGTCTAAGCCAGTGCTTTTACAAAGTAAAGCAAATGAGTGGGTTGAGTTTTTATACAATGCCGAAAAAAACTCAATGAGTGCCATATCTCTAGAGCAATACACTTCATTATTTAATTTTATTATCAAGCTCATATCATATTCAGCTAACCTAAATCCCAATCTATTATTGCATGTAAACTTAAATTATATTGAGTGTTTATTAGTTAATAATAAATATGAACTAACAGAGTTAAAGCTTGCAGAATTAATGAGTAGTTTTAGTAATATGAGTGATCAAATAAAAATCATGCAAAAATATATGATAATGTATGGCTATAAAGGCAGTTTTAAAAAGGAACTAAAAACTGGGCTAAAAATTCTTAAATTACTTAATTATAAGCTTAATATACAAGATTATGAGAAAGACTTACTTTTAGCACGAGAGCTATTTACTACTAAAAAAATAGCTGATTTAATTAGCCAAAAAGATGCAACAGATAAAAGAATACTTATAATAATTGAAACCTTAGCTAAAATGACCCCTTCTGCTAATTGTGTAAACAAAAAGCTTTTTGAGCTTATATTATTAAGAATAGGAATTTTATCAGTTCAATATGGCAAATCTCCATATTCAGTAATAGGTTATGGAGCATATAGCTTTATACTTTATAATAATTTAAAAGATTACCAAACTGGTGAAAAATTAATCCAAACCGTTCTGCAGCTATTAAATAAAAGCGATGACTCGGATATTAAATCTTTTGTTTATAGCTTTGTGGGAACATTTATAAAACATTGGTCTGAACCCTTAACTAGCTCCATTTTTTATTTAGAGAAGGGCATTAATGAGAATATAAAGTCAGGAAAATTAATTTATGGGGGTTATTCAATTGTTTCAATCTTATATGCTAAATATGCAATGGCAGTTCCATTTACAGAAATTAAGCAATACCTTAAGAACAAGCTGAATGATATTAGTATTTTTGGAGATGGTAATAGTTTATTTGTAAATATTTTTTTCTTAAACTATTTAAATTATTTAGAATTAGGTGAATTAAAACCTGAATATTTAGAACTAAAACCAGTAATCTGCAATGAGCTCGATGCTTTTAAGTTTGTTTATTACTTTTTTGAGATGCAAAGGTTTTACTTTAGTCAGGATATTAATGAAGCATATAATTTAGTTGTAACAATTACAGCTTTAATAGATTCTTTAAAAGGGCATATTATTTATCCTCATGTGCTATTTATGTGTGCATTGGTACGCCTAAATTATCATCATCTTTTACATGAAGAAACAGCCATTACTAATAAACAACTTATTATAAGTTACAAAGCTGACTTAGAAGTTTTTACAAAGCTTAATAAAGTGGAGAATTATTCGAGATATAAGCTGATTGAAGCAGAATATTGTCGACTATTCGAAAATAAAAAAAATATAGATAAAATTTACTATGAGGCAAATAATTTTGCTGAAAAAAATTCACAATATCATATTGCTGCTATCGGAAATCTATTAACTGCAAACTACTATGATTATAATCCTAAACTTGTACAGTTTTATGTAAAAGAATCTATCAACAATTTTAAACTTTGGGGTGCTGATTATATTGCTAATGTTATTGCAGAGAAGTATGTTATTGAAAGTGCTTTAGAAGTTCAATATGGTAAAAAATCACCCATAATAAGTGATCAACAAGAAGTGAAATCTCAAAATCTCCTCAAGCTTAATAATATTGAAAAACTTAATGAGCAAGAGAGTATTTTTTATTTCATAGAAAATTTACCTAATAATAATAGTATTGATTATGTAGCAATACTATTTGAAAAAGAAGATGAAATGTATTTACACTACCACAAAGAAAAAAATAATAAAACGCTAAAGCTAAATATAGCTCAAAGACTTAATCTTACCAGTAATATTTCTCATAAGGTTGTTAGATACGTAGCCAGAACTGCAGAAGATGTTTTAATAGGTGCTGATAATAATAATTCCATTTTTGCTAATACCTTAGCTCACAAAGATGATGTTAATATATTAAGCATGCCTATAAAATATCTTGATGTTTTAGTAGGTGTAGTGTATATAGAAACAAAAGATAAAGCAGTATTTAATAGTGATTTTATTATGTACCTAAAAACAATATTACAAATAATCGTAACAAAATTAGATACCCTTAAAAACATTAATATTAGAGACATGCTTAACTCTAAAAAAGCTGAATCAGAACTAACACAAAGAGAAATAGAGGTTTTACAACTTGTTGCAAATGGACTAACAAACTCTTTAATTAGCCAACAGCTTCATATATCTTTAGGCACTGTAAAAAATCACTTAAGTAATATTTATAGTAAGTTAGAAGTCGATAGCCGAATAAAAGCGGTTATAAAGGCAGCAGAAAATCAAGTGATAAAGATTTAG
- the feoB gene encoding ferrous iron transport protein B: protein MGLTKNSTGSKLISKNNLLNIDSTNSYIIALAGNPNVGKSTVFNSLTGLKQHTGNWPGKTVMNARGKYQFKDESFTLVDLPGTYSIMSTSEEEEIARNFVCFAKPDVTVIVADATSLERNLNLTLQVLEITNKVVVCVNLIDEAKRKGIEIKIKQLSKKLGVPVVATNARDKKSLVNLEYQIHKVANNLIELKPHRVTYEQSIEVAIGIIEPKVKEIVKDKMNSRWIALKLLDGEQSIINSINEYFNNKLLSNEELQSLLIKAKQSLTAKNIDADKFRDKVVTSIVTTAEQISKEHVSFTNKEYNKTDRKIDRVLTSKFFGIPIMIGLLGLVFWLTITGANYPSAMLANFLFGIEAKITVLFNSLNAPSWLHGILVLGVYRTLAWVISVMLPPMAIFFPMFTFLEDLGYLPRIAFNLDKFFKKACAHGKQALTMCMGFGCNAAGVIGCRIIDSPRERLIAIITNNFVPCNGRFPTLIAISMIFIGGMWGGKYQTLAATLAMVLIILLGIFMTLFISKLLSKTILKGMPSSFTLELPPYRKPQVGRILVRSLLDRTLFVLGRAIAIAAPAGIVIWVMANIDIGSASLLTHSALFLEPFAKLIGMDGYILMAFILGLPANEIVVPIIIMSYMASGSMLEFETLGELKQLLINNGWTLLTAINVMLFSLMHFPCGTTLWTIKKETQSRKWTFLSFLIPTVTGIIVCFIVTQAAYLLGLM from the coding sequence ATGGGACTAACAAAAAATTCTACTGGTTCAAAATTAATCAGTAAAAATAATCTTTTAAATATTGACAGTACAAATAGCTACATTATTGCCTTAGCTGGCAACCCTAATGTTGGTAAAAGTACAGTCTTTAATAGCTTAACTGGTTTAAAACAACATACTGGTAATTGGCCAGGCAAAACGGTTATGAATGCCCGAGGAAAATATCAGTTTAAAGATGAAAGCTTTACGCTTGTAGATTTACCAGGCACATACTCAATTATGTCTACGTCCGAAGAAGAAGAAATAGCCCGTAACTTTGTTTGTTTTGCAAAGCCAGATGTAACTGTTATTGTAGCTGATGCAACAAGTTTAGAGCGTAACTTAAACCTAACTCTTCAAGTACTTGAAATAACTAATAAGGTAGTTGTCTGTGTTAATTTAATTGATGAAGCTAAGCGCAAAGGTATTGAAATAAAGATAAAGCAACTTTCAAAAAAACTAGGCGTACCAGTAGTAGCTACCAATGCTAGAGATAAAAAAAGCTTAGTAAATTTAGAGTATCAAATACATAAAGTTGCTAATAATTTAATTGAATTAAAACCACATAGAGTTACCTATGAGCAAAGCATAGAAGTAGCTATAGGCATTATAGAGCCTAAAGTAAAAGAAATAGTTAAAGACAAAATGAATAGTAGATGGATTGCTTTAAAGTTGCTTGATGGTGAACAGAGCATTATAAATTCTATAAATGAATACTTTAATAATAAGCTCTTAAGTAATGAAGAATTGCAAAGTTTGTTAATAAAAGCTAAACAAAGTTTAACAGCAAAAAATATAGATGCAGATAAGTTTAGAGATAAAGTAGTAACTAGTATTGTAACAACAGCAGAGCAAATAAGTAAAGAACACGTATCATTTACTAATAAAGAGTATAATAAAACCGATCGCAAAATAGATAGAGTATTAACATCAAAATTTTTTGGCATACCAATTATGATTGGCCTATTAGGTTTAGTATTTTGGTTAACAATAACGGGTGCCAATTATCCGTCGGCAATGTTAGCTAACTTTCTTTTTGGTATAGAAGCAAAAATTACAGTTTTATTTAATAGTTTAAATGCCCCAAGCTGGTTACACGGAATATTAGTTTTAGGTGTTTATCGCACCTTAGCATGGGTTATATCAGTAATGTTACCGCCTATGGCAATCTTCTTCCCAATGTTTACGTTTTTAGAAGACCTTGGTTATTTGCCACGTATAGCATTTAATCTCGATAAATTCTTTAAAAAAGCATGTGCTCATGGTAAGCAGGCTTTAACAATGTGTATGGGATTTGGCTGTAATGCAGCAGGTGTAATAGGGTGTAGAATAATAGATTCTCCGCGTGAGCGCTTAATTGCTATAATAACAAATAACTTTGTGCCTTGTAATGGTCGTTTTCCTACTTTAATAGCAATATCCATGATATTTATTGGTGGAATGTGGGGTGGAAAATATCAGACCTTAGCCGCTACCCTAGCAATGGTATTAATAATACTTTTAGGAATTTTTATGACTCTTTTTATCTCTAAGCTGTTATCAAAAACAATACTTAAAGGTATGCCATCGTCTTTTACCTTAGAACTACCCCCATATCGCAAACCACAAGTAGGTCGAATTTTAGTAAGATCATTATTAGACCGTACTTTATTTGTATTAGGTCGGGCTATTGCAATTGCAGCACCTGCTGGTATTGTTATATGGGTTATGGCAAACATAGATATTGGTAGTGCTAGTTTATTAACTCATTCAGCTTTATTCTTAGAGCCCTTTGCCAAACTCATAGGTATGGATGGTTATATACTAATGGCTTTTATTTTAGGTCTACCTGCCAATGAAATAGTTGTTCCTATAATTATAATGAGCTATATGGCAAGCGGCAGTATGTTAGAGTTTGAAACCCTAGGTGAATTAAAACAACTATTAATAAACAACGGTTGGACTTTATTAACTGCAATTAACGTTATGTTATTTTCCTTAATGCATTTTCCATGTGGAACAACGCTGTGGACCATAAAAAAAGAAACCCAAAGCCGAAAATGGACCTTTTTATCATTTTTAATACCAACTGTTACAGGTATAATAGTATGTTTTATAGTTACTCAAGCTGCATATCTTCTTGGCTTGATGTAA
- a CDS encoding FeoA family protein gives MKINEIPLNILAIGKKAKVVKLLAFGSKRRRFLDLGLIPNTIVEAVQISPVGDPKAFFIRGAVIALRAEESSKIIVQQLN, from the coding sequence GTGAAAATTAATGAAATTCCTTTAAATATTTTAGCTATTGGTAAAAAGGCAAAGGTAGTTAAGCTGTTAGCCTTTGGATCTAAAAGACGTAGATTTTTAGATTTAGGTCTTATTCCTAATACCATTGTAGAGGCAGTGCAAATTAGCCCTGTAGGAGACCCTAAAGCTTTCTTTATTAGGGGGGCAGTAATAGCACTTCGCGCAGAAGAATCAAGCAAAATTATTGTTCAACAACTTAATTAA